The following nucleotide sequence is from Gammaproteobacteria bacterium.
ATGGATTGGGATTTATGTTTATGGAAGGTGATTGTGTTGAGCAAGATGGAAAGCAAGCAGTGAAATGGTTTACTAAAGCTGCAGAACAAGGATTACAGGGTTCACAGACCACATTGGCCATGATGTATGAACAAGGTGCGGGCGGGATAGAGAAAGATTTAGATAAAGCTAAAGAGTGGTATGCGAAAGCTGGGTTTACACCAGAAGAGATTAAGCAATAATCAGAAGAGCTTGAGCAACAAATAGTCTAATTTTTTATCCAATCTAAAATTTAATTTTTATCATACTTAATATATGCGTCCTGCACATTTACTCGTCGTTCTAGAAAAAGAATTCAAAGGTGCTTCTGATGGCAACCACACTCCGGTGATGTTGTGGGGACCGCCAGGCGTAGGAAAATCAGAAATGGTTTCTCAAGTAGCTAAACATAATAATGTTGAAGTCATCGATATTCGTTTGTCGCAAATGGAACCTAGTGATTTGCGTGGCATACCTTTCCGTGACAACGGGTCGGTAGAGTGGGCCATTCCTGCAATGCTTCCAAATGTTGAACGACATGGTGAAACGGGAATTTTATTTTTAGATGAAATTACATCTGCTGCACCGAGTGTATCGGCTGCTGCATACCAACTCATTCTTGACCGTCGCCTAGGTCAATATGATGTGCCCTCGGGTTGGGCAATTTTTGCTGCCGGTAATCGTCAAGGTGATCGTGGTGTTACCTATTCAATGCCGGCACCTTTAGCAAATCGGTTTTCGCATTTTGAAGTGGATATTAATTTAGACGATTGGGTCGCGTGGGCTTATGCAAATAATATTGATGATCGAATCATTGCATTTTTACGTTTTCGCCCAGACTTGTTATTTGATTTTGATCCGGCACACAATCCTGTGGCTTTCCCATCACCTCGTTCGTGGCAATTTGCGCATCGCGCCTTAGAAAAATTTTCTGAACGCCCTGATTTGTTAACCGGAGCATTGCAAGCATGTGTAGGGCCTGCTGCAGGTGTGGAATTAAATGCATTTATTTCTAATTTAGATCAGATGCCTGATCTTGAAGCGATTGTGAATGGTGAGGATGTAGCGGCACCAAAAGAAATCGATCTGCAATATGCAGTGGCATCTGCATTAGTGGGCCATGCTATACGTGCCCAGAAGGTGAAAGATAAAACAACCGACCCAACCAAAGTGCATGGCAACATACTTAATTACGCTAACCGATTTCCGCAACGTGAGATGGGTGTAATGATGGTTTCAGATATGCATCGTGCAATTGGCGAAGATATATTTAGTTTGCCAGAGTTTGCTAAGTGGGCAGATAAAATTGCCGACATTATGATTTTCGATCACGCTTAACTTCATGTGGCTGACTCAGATTTACAAAATAAACTTGCTGCAGCTAGAACGCGCTTAATACTAGACAAGCCATTTTTAGGCGCATTAGTCTTGCGCCTTCCGTTAGTTGCTGCAGATCCAAACTGGTGTTCGGGGGCGGCAACTGATGCGAAAAAGTTGTACTACAACGAAGACTACATCAACGCATTAGATATTCAGCAAACACAGTTTGTTTTAGCTAAACAAGCGTTGCATTGTGCTTTGTCGCATTTTGCGCGCCGTCAACATCGAATCAAACATCATTGGGATTTGGCTTGCGATTACGCGGTCAATCCTTTGTTAATTAAAGACGGTCTTAAGGCGCCGCCCGAAACATTAGTGGATGATGGGTATGAAGGGATGACTGCTGAAGAGATCTATCATTATATTGGTGATTTAGATAATGAAAATTCCGAATTAGAAAAACAAAGTAAAGATCCTTCAGACGACCAGGATAATCCAAACAAGGATAATCCAAACAAGGATAATCCAAATCAGAATGCTAGTAGTCATCAGCCACTCTCGGATGCCCATGATCAAGAGCCGCAATCATCATCCGATTTAGGTAAAGATGAAAATAGTGAAGAGATGGATGGATTAGCACCGCAACCTGCAGCGTTGACTCCACAAGAACAAGAAGAGTTGTCGGTGCAGTGGCAACAACGTTTGGCAGGAGCGGCACAAACGGCTAAACAAGCAGGCAAATTGGGAGGTTCGATGGCACGTATGGTGGATTTTATGCTGCAACCTAGATTGCCATGGCGCATGCTCCTTGCGCGTTATATGACGGCGAGTGCGCGAGATGACTATAGTTATTCCAGACCCTCGTCGCGTCGAGGCGATCCTGCAATTTTTCCAAGTATGCGTAGTGCTCAAATAAACGTTGCGGTAGGAATAGATATTAGTGGTTCTGTGGATGATAAAGAGATGTGTGAGTTTATGTCTGAAGTGGATGCCATCAAAGCCAATATGCGTGCACGTATTACAATTTTGCCATGTGATGCAGCACTTGCCGAAGGTGCGCCGTGGGTGTTTGAGCCATGGGATGAAATTAAATTGCCAAATGAACTTAAAGGTGGTGGCGGTACTGATTTTTGTCCAGTATTTGAGTGGATAGATCTACAAGATCAACAGCCTGATCTGTTAATTTATTTCACGGATTGTCAGGGAGACTTCCCTGATATTGAGCCAAACTATCCTGTAATTTGGTTAGTAAAGGGAAAAGATACCGCTCCATGGGGGCAAAGAGTTCAGCTTAATTAATAATGCAACTTTCTAGCGAAGACCAACTGCGGCTAAATGTATTAGTTGCGCAACCCTTGCAAGCGGTGCGTATTGATGAGTCGCGCATGTGTGTGTATGTGTTATCAGAAAAAGGTGATGCGAGTGTGCAGCTTAATCCTACTTGTAAAGACGAAAAATATGTTCGTTTGGTAAGGCAATTTCTATCTACACATTATCTAGGGTCGCCTGGTGGTTACCCCGTTTATCTAAAAAGATGGACACGTATGGGGCAGGCTCGTGATGACAGTTTGGAAAAGCTATTGCTAGTTGGCGAGCCAGAAGCAGTTGTCGCAGTAGTGCATGCATCGGGTTTAACAGATGAGTTGGCTAGACGCGCATGGTGGTCAAGCGCAACCGCAGAAAATGCACGACGCATGCTTGAAAAAGATAACGTTGTGAAGGGTGCAATGGGAGGGGAGTTAGCAAAATTTTTAATTGAATTTTTACCTTTTGAAGAGCATCAAAAAGCGATTATAGATAGTGTGCGTTTAGTGCTTCAGCCTGGATTAATAACACAAGAAATGCGGAAGAAGTTTGGAAACGTGGCAAACGCAAGAATGTCTATTACGTAGGGTTTCTACAACTAACACCTGACGATCTTCCTATACATGTGAACTCGCACCACACTTGGAAAGATGTTTGTAAAAGTACAGAAGTAGAGGTTGATGAAGGCAATGAAATTGCAATATTGTTGCGCCAAATTTTGAGTCCTGCTGGGCAAGCGTTTCTACAGACTGCAGAGTTAGTGCTGAATAAGCCTAATGATCAAGAGGTAGTGGCAGCGATACTGAATGCAATAGGGAACTATTTTAGTAAATTTGAAAGCGAGTTGCCTAACTGGAGGGATATAAGGGCGTTAGATGAATACGTTGATAAATATCACCAAGAACCTAAAGAAATACAAAGACTTTTAGTGCTAGAGCAGTCTTTTTTGCCCCAGCTAAAAGCGATATTTTATTTATCCATGATTAGTGAAACACTTGTTGATCCTATATTCGGTATGACTGATGCGATTGGCTCCGTAATGCGTAAAAAAATTGAACCAGTAATAACTCCGATCATTAAAAATATAAAGTTACTTAAATAAAAAGACATTTCTGTGGATTATTTGCCTTTATTTTTAGATATAAAAAACAAGCCTTGCTTAATTGTAGGTGGAGGCATAATTGCTGAACGTAAAGTTTCTATACTTTCTCGTGCACAAGCAGCGATCACAATCATTGCGCCTGAAATAACGGCAGAAATTAAGCGAAAGTTAGACAATAAAATTGTTTGGCATGAAAAAACTTTTTCTGTCGATGATTTGGCGAGTGATTTAAATACTTATCAAGTAGTGATTGCAGCAACCGATGATAGAACGGTGAATGCTGAGGTCGCGCAACTTTGTCGCGATAAAAATATTCTTGTTAACACAGCAGATGACAGTAAAAATTGTGATTTTATTCTGCCATCGATAATTGATCGCTCACCCGTGCAAATCGCTGTGTCTACCGGAGGCGCATCTCCGGTCCTGGCTAGAATGTTACGCACTAAACTAGAAAATTGTACGCCTGCATCCTATGGGCAGTTGGCAACGTTAATAGAAGAGAATCGACTTGCAGTTAAAGAAAAATTTTCTACAATCGATCAAAGACGAAAATTTTGGGAACAAGTGTTGCAAGGACCTATTGCGGAACTAGTATTTGCTAATCAAGTCAGTGCAGCACAAAAGTTACTCGATGACGCAATACAGCAAGCGGATGACAGCGAGCTGCCTCAAGGGGAGGTGTATTTGGTGGGGGCGGGTCCGGGAGACCCTGATTTATTAACATTCCGTGCTTTGCGCTTGATGCAACAAGCCGATGTAGTGGTATACGATCGCCTAGTTTCGCAAGAGATTATGGATTTAGTGCGTAAAGATGCAGAACACATTTATGCAGGCAAAGAGCGTGCGCAACATGCTCTTCAACAAGAAACAATTAACCAACTATTAGTGCGGTTAGCCAAAGAAGGTAAACGTGTTTTAAGGCTGAAGGGTGGTGATCCGTTCATCTTTGGTCGCGGCGGCGAAGAAATTGATTCGCTTGTTGATGAAAATATTCCATTTCAAGTAGTGCCAGGCATTACTGCAGCAGCGGGCTGTGCTGCATACGCAGGCATTCCGTTAACGCATCGCGAATATTCACAAGCCGCTATTTTTGCTACTGGGCATCTAAAGGATGGCACAGTGGATTTGAATTGGGAAATGTTAGCGCATACTAATCAAACCTTGGTGTTTTATATGGGTTTGCATGGTTTGAAAATTATTTGTGAAAACTTAATAAAGTATGGCCTTAGTGCAACCACTCCTGCTGCATTAATTATGCAAGGCACTACAGCAAATCAAAGAAATATAATTGGCAGTTTAGAAAATTTACCCGAATTAGTTGAAAAGCATGATGTCAAACCACCAACGTTAGTCATCATTGGTGATGTTGTGCAGTTACACAAGAAACTTAACTGGTTTAATCCAGAGGAAGATGTCACCGCAGGGGCTGTTAAAGCTTTTGGAGCAGGTAATGTGTAATAGCTTAAAAGGAGCTATTTATGCAATTTTCACTGTGGTCACATGCTTAGCGCAGTTAAGCTACGCTGCAGAATTGAAGTTATTGCTTGATGATGCAAATAAACCGATTTTGCTCACGCATGCAGATGATTCTCGCATTTTCATGGTTGAGAAAACGGGCAAAGTTTTTGCTCTCAATGGTACAAAGAAACATCTTTTCTTAGATGTATCATCATTAATAACCACAAGAGGCAGTGAACAAGGTTTGTTGTCTATTGTATTTCATCCTAAATATTCAGAAAACGGTTATCTATTTCTTTTTTATACCGCACAGAATGGCGATAACACGCTTGCGCGTTTAACGGTTGATCCGCCAAACGCAAAACAAACTAATTTACAAAGTCTTGAAGTGCTTGTTGCCCAACAAGATCCAGCCTCTAATCATAATGGTGGAATGTTGGCATTTGGGCAAGATGGTTATTTGTATTTAGGTATGGGGGATGGAGGGCGCGGTGGAGATCCATGGGATAACGCACAAAATTTAAAAACATTTTTGGGAAAAATGTTACGTATTGATGTAAATCAAGCGAGTGGTTATTCGATTCCTAAAGATAATCCATTTGTAGAACGAGATAATGTGCTTGCAGAAATTTGGGCTTATGGATTACGAAATCCTTGGCGCCATTCGTTTGATCGTGAAACAGGAGATTTATGGATTGCGGATGTAGGGCAAAACAAGTGGGAAGAAATACATTGGCGAGCGGCAGATAGTCAAGGAGGAGAAAATTACGGTTGGCGTTTGATGGAAGGTAAGCATTGTTTTTTGCCTAAAAAAGAATGCAATACAGGAAAGTTAGTTATGCCCGTTGCAGAGTATGGACGTAAGCATGGATGTTCCGTCACAGGGGGTTATGTATATCGTGGTAGTAAAGTGCAAGAACTGTATGGAAAATATATCTTTGGTGATTTTTGTAGTGGAGTTATTTGGAGTATAGAAAAAGATAAGAAATTTGAAATGCGTGAGCTACTGCGAACAAATTTAAATATTAGTTCATTTGGAGAGGATTCGTCTGGCGAACTGTATGTGCTGGACTATCAAGGGAAAGTTTTTAAATTTGTACCATAATGACTATAAGTTAATAACATAAACATAATTATTGTTAGTTTTATCTTTATGGGAATATTTAGTTCATCACTTGCATCCGAATTGGATATTGGAATACAGGCACCTCAGTTTGAATTATCAGATCAAGTTGAAACCGTGCATGAGCTAAAAGACTATCTGGGGAAGTGGGTGGTGATTTATTTTTACCCAAAAGATGACACTCCGGGTTGTATTAAAGAAGCATGTGCGTTTCGTGATGATATCGCTACACTGCAAAATCTTGATGTGCAGGTTATTGGGATAAGTGTTGATACGACAGAAAGCCATGGCAAATTTGCCGATAAATATAGCCTGCAATTTCCTTTGCTTGCAGATATAGGTGGCAAGGTTGCTAGCAGTTATGGCTCTTTAACAAAATTAGGGCCTCTTAAGTTAGCGAAACGCCACACTTTCATTATTGATTCAGAAGGGAAACTTGCAAAAATATACCGCTCAGTAAAACCAGCAACACATAGTGATGAAATCATCGCCGAAATCAAAAAACTTCAAAACTAATTTCTTTAAAAGCTGATAGAATCCATTTCATAACCACATCACTTAAGGTGTCCTTGTCATAATTTAAATGCGCAAGGGTGAAACAGGGAAGTCTGTGTAAGACAGACGCTGCCCCCGCAACGGTAATTGAGTATTGGTGATTCAGTTGGCCACTGTGTTGTTTAAAACATGGGAAGGCGAATCATTTAGTTTTATTTGAAAGAATGAACACTCATTAGCCCGGAGACCGGCCTTTTGTGACTCAGGAAGTTGCGGCGGGCGACTCTGGCTGAAGTTCAAAATGTACAACTTAAGTTGTGCCCTTCACTGTGTGTCCGCGATCAAAAAATGATTAAGGATATATATGCGATTATTACCTTTGTATTTAATATTAACATTTCTTACAGGCAACATAGTTTTTGCCAGTGATGATGTGATCGTGCTCAGTGCCTCAAAGGTTTCTGTCCCCGGAAAAGAAGTAGGTGGATCAGTAACCATTATCACTAGAGACGAAATAGAAAAAAGTAATGCGGTAACACTAGTTGAGTTATTACGCATAGTTCCAGGAGTTACGATTAGTCAGTTAGGACCTTATGGCTCTCAAACACAAGTTCGTATTCGTGGTGCTGAGGCAAACCATGTATTAGTTTTGATTGATGGTGTTGAAGCAAATGATCCGGCAACAGGTTCTGAGTTTAATTTTGCAAATTTATTGCCAGACAGTATTGAGCGCATAGAGGTCATGCGCGGAGCTCAAAGTTCAGTTTGGGGCAGTGATGCATTGGCAGGAATTATTAGTATCAAAACCCGCATTGGTTATGGTGAAAAATCAATTTCCAGCTCAACCGAAGTGGGGTCTCACAATTTTATTCGTAGCTCTGCATCTGCCACTGGTGATTTGGGAAGATTAAAATATTATTTGCAAGGTTCGTATCTAGACACTAATGGCACGAATGTTTCTGAGCAAGGTACGGAAGATGATGGTTATGATCAGACGGGCATAGTATTTAATTCGCAATATGAATTTAATCCAACATTAACATTTGGATTAAATGCAAGGTATGTTGATTCATCAAACGAGTTTGATAGCGGTTCATTTGGTGCACCGGTTGATGCAGACAACATATCTGATGTAGAGCAATTTTATGGTGCCTCTTTCTTGTATTTATCCATGTTTGATAATCGTTGGAATCAAAAATTTTCAATCAGTCTTACAGACACGCGAAATCAAAATGAAGATACTTTTGGAAATAGTAGAACAGAAGGAGAAAAATTAAAGCTCGATTATTTATCTGAAGTTACTTTTAACACTAGAGTATTTTCAGATGAACAACATAAAGTACTACTTTCTATTGAACAAGAAGATGAACGATTTAAGCAAAGAGGAGCAAGCTCGTTTGGCAATCCAAATCAAAATCAAGATATAAGAAATACTGGGTTTGCTGTCGAATATCGTTTGAGTATGTGGGATCAATTGTTTCTGTCTGCTTCTTTGCGGAAAGACGATAACGATCAATTTAAAGATCGAGATACGGTTCGATTTACGAGTGCTTATTATTTTCCTCGCTCTGGAACAAAAGTGCGCGCATCGTATGGTACGGGTGTAAAAAACCCTAGTTTCGGCGAATTATTTGGTTTTTTCGAAGGATCATTTATGGGCAACCCGAATTTGAAGCCGGAAAAATCAGAATCTTGGGAGTTTGGCATAGATCAGTCCTTTGCCAGTGATACGGCTCATGTCGGCACAACATTTTTTTGGGAAGATCTAAAAGATGAAATTACAACTTTGTTTTTTCCAAGCACTGCTGTCAATCTTGACGGTAGGAGCGAGCGAAACGGCGCAGAGTTTTACTTTGATGCACAAATTAATAACCGTTTTGATATGCGAGGAGCATATACTTATACCGATTCTACAACGCCAAATGTTAATGATGTTCAGATAAGAGAGATACGCAGACCTAAAACGGTTGCGAGCCTGCAATTTAATTATGAATCCCTTTCAGGCAAGGGAAATCTGAATGCAGGATTTAACTATGTGGATGAGCAACTTGATACAGATTTCTCTACTTTCACAGAAATCAAACTAGACGATTATTACCTGGTCAATGTAAATGGATCCTACAATATAACGGAGAACTTTAATTTGTATGCGAGAATAAATAACTTATTAGACGATACGTATCAAGACGTGTTTGGGTATGAAACATTAGGGCAAACATTTTATGCAGGAATTAAGGTGAATTTGTAATGGCTGATCGAATAACTAAGGTATACACCAAAACAGGTGATAAGGGAGATACTGGGCTTTCCACAGGCTTGCGCGTACGTAAAGATTGTCCGCAAATTCATGCTATTGGTGATGTGGATGAGCTCAATTCGGTAATTGGCATGGTGGCAAGCTACGAAATACCTAATGACTTAAATGGAGCTCTCATATATATACAACACCAGCTGTTTAATGTGGGTGCTGAATTAAATAATGCTGACTTAAAATTTATGAATAAGCATATTGTAAAAGAGTTGGAAGAAAAAATAGACAGCTATAACCAAACGCTTCCTCCTTTGAGAAATTTTATCCTTCCAGGAGGAGGGCATGCCTCTGCTACATGTCATTTAGCGCGCACAGTGTGCCGCCGCGCTGAGAGAAGCGTCGTAATGTTAACGGAAGACTTAAATCTAAATCCCGAATTACAAATCTATTTAAATCGACTTTCCGATTTTCTATTTGTTGCATGTCGTGTATTAGCTAAGCATTCTGGAGCAAAGGAAACATTATGGTCGAGTGAAACGATTGCGCAGGAGACATATTATTAAATTTGGGGATTATTAATTACAACTGTTATATTTCAGTAGTTTATTTAATGTTAAGTGGGAGTACAGCTAATATATAGACTTATGTTAATTTGTAAAAATAAGTACAATATATGTATTAAAAAGCTAATACTCGGGGTAGATATTTATGAGTGTTGCATTGCATATTTTCAAAGACATATCTTTTTTTGAAGATTTCCACCAAAGTGAGCTAGAGTCTTTGGCTTCTAATGCCATAGTAAAGATCTATAAGAAAAATAGAGTTGTACTCTGTGAAGGCGAGGAAGCTGATTGTGTATATTTTATTTTAGAAGGAAAGGTTCGAGTTTACCTTGAGAACTTAGATGGGAAAGAAGTTACCATTAATACTATAGGTTCCGGCGAAAGTTTTGGGGAATTATCGTTATTTTGCGAAGCAGATCGTACAGCAAATGTTGAAACTATAAATGAAAGTAAATTACTAAAAATCAAAAAAGATGATTTTGAAAAATTCTGCTTTAGCAATTTAAAAGCTGCTAGAAAAATCATAACTTTATTTGCTAGTACAGTTAAGAAACTAACAACTGATTTTGAAAATCTTGCTTTAAATGATGTTACAAAAAGAATTGCATTAACATTGCTTGAGCATGCGCAATCAACTGATGCTGGAAACGTCGTACAAGGTCTAACGCATAACGAAATTGCGCACCTAGTAGCGTCATCTCGTGAAACTGTAAGTAGAATTATCAGCTCAATGAAAAAAGAAGGTTTATTAGAAACTAGCGACGGTAAAATATATTTAACGCAGCAGTTATATAAAAACTTCTATTAAAATAGTAACTACTTTCATGTAGCTCTGGCTATGATTTAAATGCGATATGAAAAATAATGTTCACGGTTCTTCTGTGAGGCGCATGTCGTATATTATTAGTCAAGCACTCTGGAAAATAGAAATGTTATGGGCGAGTGAAACCATAGCGTAGGAGACTTATAATTGGAATTAAGGTGCTTAGACCAACGTAAAGTATTGTTCGGTTAAGTATTTATGCGAAGATTATCTATAAGAGCAGTTTAAGTAGTAAGATATGCTTAATTAATGTTTATACGGTTTGCGTTGGAGTATAAATAACATGCCAGCTGAAGGTGTCAATAAAAAAGTAGTGGCTGTTTTATTTGCTGATATTTTTGAATACAGCAAACATACAGAATTGTATGAGTCAGAAACCCACAAAAATTTGCAAAATGTATTAGAAAGAGCTCACCAATTAGTAAGCAAGAATTCTGGCTTTGTATCTAGAGCACATGGCGATAGTATACTTGCAACATTTTCAAACTCTCTTGATGCAGTTTATTGTGCAGTCGAAATTCACGCTGCAACTAATCGCCATAATTTTTATATTGTTGAGAAACACCAGCTGAAATTCCGTATTGGAATTAATTTTGGTGAAGTTATTTATGATATCAATGATCAGCCCTATGGCAATGTAGTTAATATTGCCGCTAGACTAGAAAAGATGGCTGACCCAGGTGACACGGTAATATCTGAAAATACCTTTTCTGAATTAGATGAATCCTTTCCATTCGCTTGCTGCTATTTAGGCAATGCAAAACTAAACAATATAGAAAGCCCTGTTAAAACATTCAAAGTGTTGCAACACAAGCGCATCGGTGATCGATGGTTTGATGTTTCAAAAAGAATATTTAAAATCGAAGCATCAAAAGCCTATACCTTTTTTGTAGCATCTTCGATTTTAGTAAGCGTATCGATATTAACACTCGTTACTGCTCTAGGTTTGTTTAGTGAATTTGAGAATAATTATGTAGCTATTAAGACGAGCCCTTATTATGTAGAGCCTAAAAAAGTAGAATTTGATACCGAGCAAAGAGATAAGAATCAATTGTATAGATATTTAATATCAATAGCAGAAGATAGTATTGTTGAGCGTAATTATAGTCGCGCAGAAGAATATTTAGATAAAGCTATCGAAGTGTTGCCGGATAAATCTGAAGCCTATAAGAAAAAAATTGAAATGTTGGAAATCAAACAAAAAAGCTTAGTTGATTACCAAGACATATAAGTTCTGTGCGTAAATGTCACTAGCTTGCGCGTAAGCCTTGCCCTACTGATATTCTTGTTGCGTAATAACAAGGGTAGATTGCGCTTAGTAAACCAATCGCAAGTGAAATTAATGCGCCGATTATTAGTAAAGTTGGCGTAACTGCAAAGGTAAAAGCCACCTGACTAAAGCTCTGAGGATTCAAGCTTGAAACTTGTTGCCTGTTAAATAATAAATAAGCAATAATTAATCCAATTGCACCACCAATCATCGATATGACCACTGATTCCAGCAATATCGCCCCAATGATTGTGCTCGAACTAAAACCTAGAGCGCGTTGTACTGCAATTTCACGTACTCTACTCACAATTGAATTATAAGCCGTCACTAGAGCGCACATGGTTGCGCCCATAGCCATGAGCGCGCCAACAATAATTCCGATCGTTTTAGTAAGCTTGGTAAAAAACTCGGATTGCTCGGCGTAATGTTCTTTCTCTGAAGAAACGCGGGTTGTGAGTGAAGGATTGGTATTCAACCAATTTTCAAGCTTTGATCTGGCATTGGGCGAATCATCTAACATTATTCTTACTGTTGACCAATATTCGTCTCTTTTGTAAGCAGCCATCATGATAGGTGCATCTGCCCATACTTCAGATTCTGTGATGCTACCCTCTGCTTCCATAATTCCGACGACGGTCCAAGTATTATTTGCCCAAGTATGTTTGCTACCAACGTCTAGTCCAATAAATTGTTTTGCAGCTTGTTTTCCGACCACTATTTCGTTTAGGCCGGGTTTAAACTTACGACCTTCAATTATATTTACATTGTTTCTAATTTCGAATGCTTGTTGTTTAACACCGCGTAAAGAAAGGTTGGCGTCAGAGCCAGAAGGTTTAATGGGTACATTTACCCAAACTAAGGTTTCAGGCGACATTACTGGCCCATGTTCGGTACGCTTAATTCCTTCGGCTTGTTGCATGCTTAAATACTCATCTGTGGAGAAATAACCTTCTACTTCGTTATTTGCGAATCCTCTGAATACAAGCATCAATTTTTCAGATGCTGTATTTTCCATAGTTGATATAAAGCCGGAAGCTACTGATAGCAGGCCAGTAAATACAACTACAGTTCCAATAACCCCAATGAGAGCAGTAATAGTAGAAGATTTACGATTGCTAATACTGCGTAAATTAATACCCGTTAGTTTTAATATGCATTGAAGTAATTTCATTTATCTTGACTTTTGTCGGGCTTAATTAATGGTACGCAAGGCTTGTACTTTGTCCATA
It contains:
- a CDS encoding FtsX-like permease family protein, coding for MKLLQCILKLTGINLRSISNRKSSTITALIGVIGTVVVFTGLLSVASGFISTMENTASEKLMLVFRGFANNEVEGYFSTDEYLSMQQAEGIKRTEHGPVMSPETLVWVNVPIKPSGSDANLSLRGVKQQAFEIRNNVNIIEGRKFKPGLNEIVVGKQAAKQFIGLDVGSKHTWANNTWTVVGIMEAEGSITESEVWADAPIMMAAYKRDEYWSTVRIMLDDSPNARSKLENWLNTNPSLTTRVSSEKEHYAEQSEFFTKLTKTIGIIVGALMAMGATMCALVTAYNSIVSRVREIAVQRALGFSSSTIIGAILLESVVISMIGGAIGLIIAYLLFNRQQVSSLNPQSFSQVAFTFAVTPTLLIIGALISLAIGLLSAIYPCYYATRISVGQGLRAS